Part of the Caldisericia bacterium genome is shown below.
TCTCCAAGGTCCTTCAAGAAGTGCTGTAACAAAATAAATCATAATATAATTCAATAAAAGAGTTGTAACTACATCATCAGCTTTTAAATAAGTNTTCAAAAAACCAGGTAAGAGAGCCCACAAACCGCCTGCAATGAAACCGATTAATAATAAAAGTGGTATATACAAAAGTTTAGGTAAATTTAAATAACTTATTCCAATGTAAGTTGCGGCTAAAGCACCTGCGTAAAATTGACCTTCTGCACCAATATTCCAAAATTTCCCTGTAAAAGCTAAAGCAACTGCAATACCAGTTAGAATTAATGGAATTGCTTTAACAATGGTTTCTAATAAACCAAGTCTTGTTCCAAGAGCCCCATAAAATATACTATAAATTGCAGATATTGGATTTTTCCCAGCAAATAAAATTATAATTGATGAAAATATAAATGAAACTCCAATTGCTATAAAGGGTAATAATATTCTAAATGCAGGCGACATTTTCTCTCTTTTAACTAATCTATATTTATGTAATGGCATGAAGTTCCTCCTTTTTTGTTCCTGTCATCATCAAACCAATTTCTTCTCTAGTAAGTTCTCCTCTTAAAACTTCTCCCATAATTTCTCCATTATATATAACTAAAATTCTGTCTGAGAGATTCAAAATTTCATCTAAATCTTCAGAAATAAGTAATATACCAGCACCTTTTTCTCTTAATTCAATTAGTTGTTTATGAATAAATTCAGTTGCACCAACATCAAGCCCTCTTGTTGGTTGAGATGCAAGAACAAAATCTGGATTCATAGAAAGAATTCTTGCTAGTATACATTTCTGTAAATTGCCACCTGATAATTTTTTAGTTGTTACAATTTGATTTGGTGTTCTTATATCAAATTTTTTTATTAAATTGTCACAATAATAAAAAATTTCTTTATAATTCAAAAATACTCCTTTGGAAAAAGGATTTTTATCAAAATATTCGATTATTAAATTTTCAAACACTGGAAGATCAAGAACTAAACCCATTTCCATTCTATCTTCTGGAATTCGACCCATTCCTCTATTGATTCTTTCTTTTGGTGTTAGATAAGTTATATCATACCCTTTATAAAAAATTTTCCCTTCAATTGGAAATCTAACTCCACTTATTACTTCTTCTAGCTCTTTTTGCCCATTACCAGAAACACCCGCAAGACCAACTATTTCGCCTCTCTTTATTTCAAAATTTAAATTTTTAAGAGCAATATGACCTCTATCACTTAATACTTTTAAATTTTCAATTTTTAAAACTATATCTTTATAACCTGTATAAGATAATTCGAAAATATCAAAAACTTCTTTTCCAACCATAAGAGATGCAAGTTCTCTTTTGTTTGTATTTTTTGGGTCTCTTTCTCCTGCAACTTTACCATTCCTTAAAATAACTATCCTATCACTAATTTCAAGAACTTCATCAAGTTTATGAGATATAAAAATAATTGTTTTATTTTCATTTTTTAAAATCTTTAAAGTCTTGAAAAGTTCTTTAACTTCTTGTGGTGTTAATACTGCTGTTGGTTCATCAAGTATTAAAATATCAATATTTCTAAATAAAACTTTTAAAATTTCTACTTTTTGTTTTTCTCCTACAGAAAGTTCACTAATTTTTGCATCTGGATCTACAAAAAGTTCATATTTTTTCATATATTCTAAAACTTTTTCTTTTGCTTTTTTAATGTCTAACTTAAAACCATTTGAATCTAGTCCTAAGATTATATTTTCAGTTACTGTAAATGGATTTACAAGTGTAAAGTGTTGATGAACCATACCAATTCCTTGATTAATTGCATCTTTTGGAGAAGAAATTTCTACCTTTTTACCTTTGATAAAAATTTCCCCAGAATCTTTTCTATATAACCCATAGAGAATTTTCATTAAAGTTGTTTTTCCAGCCCCATTTTCTCCAAGTAAAGCAACAATTTCTCCTTTTTTTGCATAAAAAGTTATTCCATCATTTGCATTAACTCCTGGAAATCTTTTTTTGATATCCTTCATTAAAATAATTTCTTCCATAACACCACCTTATACATGAATATTATTAAAAAAAGGGGGCAGATCTGCCCCCTTATTGAAAAAAACTATTAAAAATTAATCAGATTTAGGAACTCCTTCGTTCACATCAACTCTAAACATACCAGATAATATTTCTTGTTTTTTCTTTTCAACCAAATCTTTTATCTCTTGTGGAAGTTTGGTTTCCCAATTATGATATGGAGCAAGTTTTGCACCACCTTTAGCCATCATTGAGAAATCTTTAAGATCAATTGCTTGAAATGCACCTTTCTTAACTTGATTTATTACATATTCAACTGTTGGATACATATCCCAAACAGGCCCGGTTATTACTAAATCTGGTGCAAGTTCCCATTGATCCAACAAACTACCAAAACATGGAACTTTTCTCTCCTTGCATGCATCAATAACTCCATATCTTTCAGCAAACATAACATCAGCACCTGCTTCAATTTGTGCAATTGCAGCTTCTTTTGCTTTTGGTGGATCAAACCAACTACCAATAAATGTTACTTTAACTTTAACTTTTGGATTTACCTCTTTTGCGCCTTGTATAAAAGCGTTAACAATTCTATTTACTTCTGGAACAGGATATCCACCAACAACACCAATTACATTTGATTTTGTGAGTTTACCGGCAATTAAACCACAAAGATATGCAGGTTCATGAATCCAGTTATCAAAAACTGCAAAGTTTGGATTCATTGGACCACCACCTGAACCAAAAGCAAAAGCAATATTTGGATAATCTTTTGCAACTCTTCTTGCTGGCTCTTCATTTCCAAAAGCATCACCCATCATAATGTCAGGCTTTTTTGTATCTGCCAATTCTCTTAAAACTCTTTCAAAATCAGTATAACCAACACTTTCAACCCATTCATATTCTATACCTAATGTATCTTTTGCTTTTAGTAATGCTTGATGGATTACATTTGGCCATGGTTCTTCAAGTGGTGTAGCATAAACACCAATAACTTTGATTTTCTTCTCTTGTGTTGGCTTCTCTTCTTTTTTAGCGCATGCTGAAAAAATAAGTAAAACAATTAAAACTAAAACCCCAAATAAAATAAATTTTTTACTCATAAAAACCTCCTTTTATTAAATTGGGTATTTATAATCAGTTTAGCATTTAAAATTCAAATTTGTCAAGTATTTTAAAACTTAAATTTTTTGACATAAGTATTATTTTTGTTTTAAAATATAAAAAATAAAAAAATAGGAGGTTTGTATGTATTTATCAAAAAAATTAATTATCTTTTTAGTTTTATTAGTTATTACAATTTCTTTTTCATTTATTTCATGTAAAAAAACTGAGGAAAAACCTGCTGGTCCAACAAGAATATTTATTGGTATTGCAACAGGTGGGACAGGAGGTACTTATTTTCCTGTAGGAGGTGCAATTGCATCTATTATTTCAAATTTTGCAGATTATGAAACACCACAAGGCAAAGTAGATATTGTTGCAACTGCTCAAACATCAGGGGCTTCAGTCGCAAATGTAAATATGATAACTAATAAAGAAATTGAAACAGGTTTTGCACAAAATAATGTTGTTTATTGGGCATACACAGGAACTGAAGCGTTTAAAGATAAAACACCAATGAAAAATCTGAGAGTAATAATGTCACTCTATCCAGAAACAATTCAAATAGTTGCTTTGAAAAAATCAGGAATTAAAACTGTTTTAGATCTTAAAGGTAAAAAGGTAGCGGTTGGGGATAAAGGGAGCGGAACAGAAATTGATGCTAGAACAATTTTATCTTTACATGGAATTACATATGATGATATAGAGGAACAATTTATGTCATTTTCAGAGGCAGCAGATGCTTTAAAAGATGAAAGAATAGATGCATTATTTACAACCGCAGGAATTCCAACAGCAAGTATAGTAGAACTCTCAACTACAAAAGAGATAACAATAGTTGAAATAACTAATGATAAGATAAATGAATTAATCCAAAAGGTACCATATTATTCTAAATTCATAATTCCAAAAGATACATATAAAGGAATGGATAAGGATGTTCAAACTGTAACATGTCTTGCTCAATGGGTTTGTGATGAAACACTTAATGCTGATGTAGTATATCATATTGTAAAAGCAGTTTTAGATCATAAGGCAGACCTAGAAAAAGTACATGCAAAAGGAAAAGATATTTCTCCTGAAAATGCTATTAAAGGAGTTGCAATTCCATTCCACCCTGGAGCAGAGAAGTACTTTAAAGAACTTGGATTGATTAAATAAATGATTTATTTTTGGGGTGGTGTTTAAGCCACCCCAAATTTTGAATGTATAAAAAAGTTTTTATATTTATATCTTTAATATTAATTTTTCTACTAAATATAACTTATATTTTTTCTGAAAATTCATATATTTTAACTTTTAATGATTACAAATCTAACAAAATTATATTTTCTTTTAGAATAAAAGATGAGGATAAATTTATAATAACTTATAAACATTCTGTTGCCTTGACACCTATTTATGAATTTTACAAAATTCAAAAGGGGAAAATAGTTTTGTATGAATTTCATTTTTATGATCAATGCGCAGGTCTTCCGACAGAACCTATTGGTAAAGAGATATTAATAAATGAAAATGGAATATTTAAATTAAAAAATATGGAGAGAATTTTCGAAAATATAATTTATGGAATTTATGAAAAAGGAGATTTTAAATTAATTTTTAAAAATAATATTATTAACTTATCAGAAAAACTTGGAAGTAGATTTATAATAATTAAAATTAGGAGGAATTGATGTCTGAATTGAGCCAAGAAGAAATTTTAAAGGGCAAAGAAATTCTTGAAAAATATGAAATTAGCGGTAAAAGAAGAACATTAAAAGGTTTTGAACTATATTTTGTAAAATTAATTGCTATTGCATTTTCAGTTTTTCAATTTTATACTATAGGTTTTAAGTTTTTCCCCCCTCAAATTCAAAGACCACTTCATGTTGGATTTGCATTTTTATTAATTTTTTTATTAATACCACCAACTTTAAAAAGTAAAAAAGATAAGATACCTATTTATGATTGGATAATTGCAATAATTGTTATAATTGTGTTTCTATATCCAATTGTTTTTTATGAACAATTAATTTATAGAGCCGGACTTCCAACTACAATAGATATAATAATAGGATTAATAGCAGTTATTTTAATTCTTGAGGGAACAAGAAGAGTTGTTGGATTGCCATTAATGATTATTGCATTACTTTTTGTTCTTTATGCAATTTTTGGAAAATCAATTCCAGGCATTTTTGCTCATAGAGGTTTTACAATAACAAGAGTTGTTGATCATCTTTTTTATACTCTTGATGGAATTTTTGGAATTCCAGTTTCTGTTTCAACAAAATTTGTATATGCATTTATTTTATTTGGTGCACTTGCTGAAAGAACTGGTGTTTCAGAACTTATTGTTAATATTGCAAGAGCAATTGCAGGTAGAGCTCCTGGAGGTCCTGCAAAAATTTCTGTTATAACAAGTGCAGCATTAGGAACTGTAAGTGGAAGTTCAGTAGCAAATGTTGTTACAGACGGTGTATTTAATATACCTCTCATGAAAAAAACAGGATATAAAGATTATTTTGCTGGTGCTGTTGAAGCAGCAGCATCAACAGGTGGACAAATAATGCCCCCAGTTATGGGTGCAGCAGCATTTATTATGGCAGAATTTATCGGAGTTCCCTATGTTAGAATAATTTTTGCAGCAATTGTTCCTGCTATTTTGTATTTTATGGGTGTTTATTTCTCTCTTCACTTTGAAGCTAAAAGATTGGGTTTAAGAGGATTAAGAAAAGAGGAAATCCCAAATTTAATATATGAATTAACTTATAAAGGTTATATATTGACACCTTTTGTGGTTCTTGTCTATAAACTTATGGCAGGTTTTACTGTAATGGAGGCTGCTTTTGTTTCAATTATTTCTGTAATTCTTACGAGTTTTTTAGGAGAAATGGCAAAAACAGTTACTCAAGATTTTGATGAAAAAAATAAAATATTCTTCCTTTATATTTCTATATATGTTCCTCTTTTATTTTTCTTTATATTTTTCTTTTTAAATACAATAAAAATTATCCCTTTAGCATTTTTTACATCCTTACTATCTATTATTTTTTGTTATCTTGTGTTTAGATTTAAATCTGTTGTTATTTATGAAAACAAAAATAAAGTATTTTTAAATAGAATTTTAAATGTTATTAAAAATACTTTCTTTTTGACTGTTGAAGGTTTTGAAGAAGGTGCATATACATCTCTTGCAGTAGTTGCTGCATGTGCATCAGCAGGTTATATTGCAGGTATGTCAACATTAACAGGTCTTGCTTTAAGATTTGCAACAGCTGTTGTCTCTTTGGCAACAAGTGTAAAAAATTTCTTAAATTCAATTTTTTCAACTTTTTTACCATTTTTAAAAATTACTAGTCCTATGCCATTTACTTTAATTTTTACAGTTATAGCATGTTTAATTCTTGGAATGGGAATTCCTACAACTGGAAATTATATTATTATGGCAATTATAACTGCACCAGCACTTTTTCCATTTTTATCAAAATATGATTCAACAACAAGAATGCTAATCGCACATATGTTTGTATTTTATTATGGTATTCTTGCTGATGTCACACCACCTGTAGCACTTGCTGCATATGCAGGAGCTGGAATTGCTGGTTCAAATCCATTTAAAACTGGTTTTACTGCATTTAAA
Proteins encoded:
- a CDS encoding ABC transporter ATP-binding protein, with protein sequence MEEIILMKDIKKRFPGVNANDGITFYAKKGEIVALLGENGAGKTTLMKILYGLYRKDSGEIFIKGKKVEISSPKDAINQGIGMVHQHFTLVNPFTVTENIILGLDSNGFKLDIKKAKEKVLEYMKKYELFVDPDAKISELSVGEKQKVEILKVLFRNIDILILDEPTAVLTPQEVKELFKTLKILKNENKTIIFISHKLDEVLEISDRIVILRNGKVAGERDPKNTNKRELASLMVGKEVFDIFELSYTGYKDIVLKIENLKVLSDRGHIALKNLNFEIKRGEIVGLAGVSGNGQKELEEVISGVRFPIEGKIFYKGYDITYLTPKERINRGMGRIPEDRMEMGLVLDLPVFENLIIEYFDKNPFSKGVFLNYKEIFYYCDNLIKKFDIRTPNQIVTTKKLSGGNLQKCILARILSMNPDFVLASQPTRGLDVGATEFIHKQLIELREKGAGILLISEDLDEILNLSDRILVIYNGEIMGEVLRGELTREEIGLMMTGTKKEELHAIT
- a CDS encoding BMP family protein, whose protein sequence is MSKKFILFGVLVLIVLLIFSACAKKEEKPTQEKKIKVIGVYATPLEEPWPNVIHQALLKAKDTLGIEYEWVESVGYTDFERVLRELADTKKPDIMMGDAFGNEEPARRVAKDYPNIAFAFGSGGGPMNPNFAVFDNWIHEPAYLCGLIAGKLTKSNVIGVVGGYPVPEVNRIVNAFIQGAKEVNPKVKVKVTFIGSWFDPPKAKEAAIAQIEAGADVMFAERYGVIDACKERKVPCFGSLLDQWELAPDLVITGPVWDMYPTVEYVINQVKKGAFQAIDLKDFSMMAKGGAKLAPYHNWETKLPQEIKDLVEKKKQEILSGMFRVDVNEGVPKSD
- a CDS encoding TAXI family TRAP transporter solute-binding subunit, with the translated sequence MYLSKKLIIFLVLLVITISFSFISCKKTEEKPAGPTRIFIGIATGGTGGTYFPVGGAIASIISNFADYETPQGKVDIVATAQTSGASVANVNMITNKEIETGFAQNNVVYWAYTGTEAFKDKTPMKNLRVIMSLYPETIQIVALKKSGIKTVLDLKGKKVAVGDKGSGTEIDARTILSLHGITYDDIEEQFMSFSEAADALKDERIDALFTTAGIPTASIVELSTTKEITIVEITNDKINELIQKVPYYSKFIIPKDTYKGMDKDVQTVTCLAQWVCDETLNADVVYHIVKAVLDHKADLEKVHAKGKDISPENAIKGVAIPFHPGAEKYFKELGLIK
- a CDS encoding DUF1850 domain-containing protein, coding for MYKKVFIFISLILIFLLNITYIFSENSYILTFNDYKSNKIIFSFRIKDEDKFIITYKHSVALTPIYEFYKIQKGKIVLYEFHFYDQCAGLPTEPIGKEILINENGIFKLKNMERIFENIIYGIYEKGDFKLIFKNNIINLSEKLGSRFIIIKIRRN
- a CDS encoding TRAP transporter permease, with product MSELSQEEILKGKEILEKYEISGKRRTLKGFELYFVKLIAIAFSVFQFYTIGFKFFPPQIQRPLHVGFAFLLIFLLIPPTLKSKKDKIPIYDWIIAIIVIIVFLYPIVFYEQLIYRAGLPTTIDIIIGLIAVILILEGTRRVVGLPLMIIALLFVLYAIFGKSIPGIFAHRGFTITRVVDHLFYTLDGIFGIPVSVSTKFVYAFILFGALAERTGVSELIVNIARAIAGRAPGGPAKISVITSAALGTVSGSSVANVVTDGVFNIPLMKKTGYKDYFAGAVEAAASTGGQIMPPVMGAAAFIMAEFIGVPYVRIIFAAIVPAILYFMGVYFSLHFEAKRLGLRGLRKEEIPNLIYELTYKGYILTPFVVLVYKLMAGFTVMEAAFVSIISVILTSFLGEMAKTVTQDFDEKNKIFFLYISIYVPLLFFFIFFFLNTIKIIPLAFFTSLLSIIFCYLVFRFKSVVIYENKNKVFLNRILNVIKNTFFLTVEGFEEGAYTSLAVVAACASAGYIAGMSTLTGLALRFATAVVSLATSVKNFLNSIFSTFLPFLKITSPMPFTLIFTVIACLILGMGIPTTGNYIIMAIITAPALFPFLSKYDSTTRMLIAHMFVFYYGILADVTPPVALAAYAGAGIAGSNPFKTGFTAFKLALAGFLVPFVFVYNPILLGVNFVWSEAIIAYTTAIIGVIFLGASSIGYFVNKLNFLERTLLFISSVLLIVPGLKTDLIGIGLGVLVYIVQKLKIKKVEVKND